CGGTCACCGGCCCCGCCCACACCCAGCCGAAGTTGGCCACGCGCAGCCCTTCGAGCGGCAGGCGTCCGCTGTCCGAGGGAGTCGCGGCGTCCGGAGTAGATGTGCCTGGAGTCGTGGCACGGGGAGCGGTGGCTGCCAGGATTTCGTCGTGGTGCTCACCGAGCAGCGGCGCCGCGGTCACGGCGCCACCGGGGCAGGCCGGCAGCTTGAAGGGCGGCCCCAGCGTGGTCACGCGTCCGAGTTCGGCGTGCTCGAGTTCGACCATGAAGCCGCGCTCGCGCAGGTGCTCGTGGCGGGCGGCCTCGGCCACCGTGAACACGGCCGTAACCGGCGCGCCCACGGCCTGGCAGCGGTCCATCAACTCGAACTTGCCCTGCTGGAGGGTCCACTCTTCGAGCATGGAGTAGATGAGGTCAGAGTTCTGCGCCCTGGTGAACATGTCCTGGAACATTTCGAGCTGCGCCCAGTCGGGGTTGCCCATGACCTCGACCAGCCCGTTCCACTGCGCGGCCTCCAGCGCCAGCACCCAGGCGTGACCGTCCTTGCAGGGCATGATCGTGGCGGGCGCGGCCAGCGACATGCCCACGCCGGTTCTCAAGTCGAAGACGCCGTCCTGTGCCAGCGCGCCTATGTTCTGGCCGCCGGTGAAGGTGGCCGCGATCGCCTCGGCCGAAGACACGTCGAGCTGCTGTCCACTACCCACCTTGTCGCGTCCCAGGGTGGCGGCCAGTCCCCAGGCCGCGCCCGTAATGGCCCCGTAGAAGTCGGCGGCAAAGGTTCCGATCTCGAGCGGGGCCTGGTCAGGCTTTCCACAGTAACGACTGCCCGCGCCCGTCATGTGCCAGGCGTTGAGGTCGACGGCCTTCCACTCGGCGGCCGGCCCGGTCTGCCCCAGCGGGGTGATCGAGACCACGACCAGTTGAGGGTTTACGGCCGCGAGGGCCGCGTAGTCGATGCCGAGCTCGCGTTTCTTCGCGGGCGACTGGTTCTCGACGAGCATGTCGGCCGTGCGCAACAGGTCGAAGAAGAGTTCGCGACCTTCGCTGCTGTCGAGGTCGAGCACGACGCTGCGCTTGTTGCTGTTCAGAAAAAAGAACAATCCGCTTTTCTCGGGGTGGGCTTCGTCGCCCGGAAAAGGCCCCAGCGCACGGGCCGGGTCGCCACCGGGGGGCTCCACCTTTACGACGTCGGCGCCGTAGTCGGCCAGCAGCTTGGCGCAGAAGGGCGCAGAGACGCCTTCGCCAAGCTCGATCACGCGAATTTCTGAAAGGGCTCCCTTGCTCATCGTGAGTTGTACATCGGCGCCCAGCGGGCGCCGTGAGCCGCGAATATAGGGGGTATACAGCATGCTGTCCAGCAGAATAGAACTTGTTCTATTCCAGTTACCCGGCTAGGTTCCCCGGTGTCGGGGCGTCCGTTGGCGACCCCGCAAGAGAGAGTTTTCAGACATGTCAAAGAACCCCCTGCACACGAAATTATGCGATATGCTCGAGATCGAGTTTCCGGTGATGGCCTTCACCCACTGCAAGGACGTGGTGGTGGCGGTTGTCAACGCGGGTGGTTTTGCCTGCCTGGGCGAGGCTATGCATCCGCCCGACCGCATCAGCCAGGACATTAACTGGATACGCGAGCGCGTGGGCGGCAAGCCCTTCGGCGTTGACCTCGTGCTGCCGTCGTCGGCGCCGCCGGCGGGGACGGTCGACAAGCTGCAAGAGGGGATTCCCGACGACTACTGGGCCTACGCCCGCACGATTCTTGATAAGTACGACGTTCCTCCGCCCAAGGCCGAGCAGGATCTGCACACCTGGGGTGGGCTCAACCAGGAAATCGCCCGCGAACAGATGGACGTGGTACTGGAAGAAAAAGCACCGGTGTTCTGCTCGGGGCTGGGAAGCCCGCACTTCATGGTCGAGGCGGCGCACGAGCGTGGCATGAAGGTCATGGGGCTGGTGGGCAAGAAACGCCAG
The genomic region above belongs to Candidatus Binatota bacterium and contains:
- a CDS encoding CoA transferase produces the protein MLYTPYIRGSRRPLGADVQLTMSKGALSEIRVIELGEGVSAPFCAKLLADYGADVVKVEPPGGDPARALGPFPGDEAHPEKSGLFFFLNSNKRSVVLDLDSSEGRELFFDLLRTADMLVENQSPAKKRELGIDYAALAAVNPQLVVVSITPLGQTGPAAEWKAVDLNAWHMTGAGSRYCGKPDQAPLEIGTFAADFYGAITGAAWGLAATLGRDKVGSGQQLDVSSAEAIAATFTGGQNIGALAQDGVFDLRTGVGMSLAAPATIMPCKDGHAWVLALEAAQWNGLVEVMGNPDWAQLEMFQDMFTRAQNSDLIYSMLEEWTLQQGKFELMDRCQAVGAPVTAVFTVAEAARHEHLRERGFMVELEHAELGRVTTLGPPFKLPACPGGAVTAAPLLGEHHDEILAATAPRATTPGTSTPDAATPSDSGRLPLEGLRVANFGWVWAGPVTGQTLAFLGADVIKVESHTRVDLTRTLPPFANGEASPDRSLSNHACWAGNGSVTLDLKQERGLELARELVATCDVVIENFGPGVMQRLGLGYDELKRVREDVILFSMPAAGQYGPLKDVRTYGMSLSSLTGLDSLNGYADGPPVPMENAFCDPMNGILGAYAILTALAWRRSSGEGQHVDYSQQEAAMQLVGPAYMDFELNGRVAGPLGNRHPTAAAAPHGVFPCSGEDRWIAIAVSNDLEWRALTGAMDDPGWAAEERYESSSGRLEDIDRLHEQLGAWTAGFGDRELVERLQAAGVAATPVLNVGDLLTDPHWKARETFIEVTHPLGFNETIYGSYVKMGSSQVVVKPGPAMGQDNHRVFVDTLGMDEAEYSRLVEEKVIY